One genomic region from Alphaproteobacteria bacterium encodes:
- a CDS encoding ABC transporter transmembrane domain-containing protein, with product MEADQAANSAKQGKKNDSKNAASKDGKAAKQDLGTLKSLIPLLKPYSKQMIFALLGLVVAASATLGIGTGVKGLIDTGFGKGNAELLNQTLVILFLVIVVMSVASFARFYYVSWVGERVVADLRRKIFRHLLQLTPSYYETAQSGDLISRMNTDTSLLQVVIGSSVSVAMRNVLLLLGGSVMMFVSSPKLAVMAFFMVPLVIVPIILLGRSVRDLSRQTQDRVGDISSGLEETIHGISTIQALTREDIISKNFNERVENAFKTSISRVSVRAWMIVAVITLVFGSVAILMWRGGHDVVAGLMTAGELSSFVFYAILVAGAAGAISEVFGDLQRAAGAIERISELLLVTSDIKILPKPLALPDPGYGKIFFDNVSFFYPSRPQAAAVDSFNLQVKQGEKIAIVGPSGAGKSTLFQLLLRFYDPVAGSIQVDGFNITEVHPRDLRRKIGSVPQDITIFSQDIMSNIRMGRPDATDEEVFAASTAARAHDFIMEDMPQKYQTFVGEKGVRLSGGQKQRIGIARAFLRNAPILLLDEATSALDSQNEKDIQKALAELMQNRTTLIIAHRLSTVTHCDRIIVMDKGQIVEQGNHEELMNKQGLYSKLAKIQLKKD from the coding sequence ATGGAAGCGGATCAAGCGGCCAATAGCGCCAAACAAGGCAAGAAGAATGATTCTAAAAATGCCGCATCAAAAGATGGCAAGGCAGCCAAACAGGATCTGGGCACACTAAAAAGTCTAATCCCCCTTTTGAAGCCTTATTCGAAGCAAATGATTTTTGCGCTGCTTGGCCTTGTTGTAGCTGCAAGCGCAACGCTGGGTATTGGTACCGGCGTGAAGGGGTTGATTGATACCGGTTTTGGCAAAGGGAATGCAGAACTTTTAAATCAGACGCTGGTTATTTTGTTCCTTGTGATTGTAGTGATGTCGGTCGCCAGCTTTGCGCGGTTCTACTATGTATCATGGGTTGGTGAACGCGTGGTTGCGGATTTGCGCCGCAAGATCTTTCGCCACTTGCTGCAGCTCACCCCGTCCTATTATGAAACGGCACAAAGCGGTGATTTAATATCCCGCATGAATACGGATACCAGCTTGCTGCAAGTGGTTATTGGCTCATCGGTGTCGGTTGCAATGCGTAATGTGTTGTTGCTGCTTGGCGGTTCGGTGATGATGTTTGTAAGCAGCCCCAAACTCGCTGTTATGGCGTTTTTTATGGTGCCGCTGGTAATTGTGCCAATCATTTTGCTTGGCCGTTCTGTTCGGGATTTATCACGCCAGACTCAGGACCGTGTTGGCGATATCAGCTCAGGACTTGAAGAAACCATACACGGGATAAGCACCATTCAGGCGCTAACACGTGAAGATATTATTTCCAAAAATTTTAATGAGCGTGTCGAAAACGCATTCAAAACATCCATCTCGCGCGTGAGTGTACGCGCGTGGATGATTGTTGCGGTCATCACGCTTGTGTTCGGATCAGTCGCCATTTTGATGTGGCGCGGCGGGCATGATGTAGTGGCAGGGCTGATGACCGCTGGTGAATTATCATCCTTCGTCTTCTACGCCATTTTGGTAGCTGGCGCTGCTGGCGCAATCAGCGAAGTATTTGGCGATTTGCAGCGTGCCGCTGGCGCGATTGAGCGCATTAGCGAATTATTGCTGGTAACGTCGGATATCAAAATTCTGCCCAAGCCATTGGCCCTGCCAGATCCCGGATACGGTAAAATCTTCTTTGATAATGTCAGCTTCTTTTATCCTTCACGTCCGCAAGCGGCAGCCGTGGACAGCTTTAATCTGCAAGTCAAACAAGGTGAAAAGATTGCGATTGTGGGCCCCAGCGGCGCTGGCAAAAGCACTTTATTCCAACTGTTGCTGCGCTTTTATGACCCCGTTGCCGGTTCCATTCAGGTGGATGGCTTCAATATTACCGAAGTCCATCCGCGTGATTTACGCCGTAAAATTGGTTCAGTTCCGCAAGACATCACCATCTTTTCACAAGATATTATGTCAAACATCCGCATGGGGCGCCCCGATGCGACGGATGAAGAAGTTTTTGCTGCGTCAACGGCCGCACGTGCGCATGATTTCATTATGGAAGATATGCCGCAGAAATATCAGACCTTTGTGGGTGAAAAAGGGGTTCGTTTATCAGGTGGCCAAAAGCAGCGTATTGGTATTGCCCGGGCATTCTTGCGCAACGCACCTATCCTTTTGCTTGATGAAGCAACATCAGCGCTCGATTCACAAAATGAAAAGGATATTCAAAAAGCGCTCGCGGAATTGATGCAAAACCGCACTACCTTGATTATCGCGCACCGACTTTCAACCGTGACCCATTGCGACCGGATTATCGTGATGGATAAAGGCCAGATTGTTGAGCAAGGCAATCACGAGGAATTGATGAATAAGCAGGGGCTGTATTCGAAGCTAGCGAAAATACAGCTGAAGAAGGATTAG
- the fabF gene encoding beta-ketoacyl-ACP synthase II, translating to MRRVVVTGMGVVSPLGFGMRHNWDGIINSKSGIRKITRFDASDLTCQIAGEVPRGTEPGMFNADAHVPHKDQKKMDDFILYGITAADDAIADSGWKPETDEDRERTGVMIGSGIGGLESIYQTSITLHEKGPKRVSPFFIPMSLINLCSGQVSIKYGFQGPNHANVTACSTGAHAIGDAGRLIALGDADVMIAGGTEAAVCKIGMAGFAALRALSTGFNDTPEKGSRPYDKDRDGFVMGEGAGVVVLEELEHAKKRGARIYAELIGYGLSGDAHHMTAPPEDGNGGYRAMQMAMKRAQVNPEDIDYINAHGTSTPLGDEIELGAIKRLFGSAMAKLSVSSTKSAIGHLLGAAGGVEAIFSIMAAKEDILPPTLNLDNPSDNCQGVDLVPHKARQKKINVALSNSFGFGGTNACLIFREYA from the coding sequence ATGCGCCGCGTTGTTGTCACTGGTATGGGTGTTGTGTCTCCGTTGGGCTTTGGTATGCGCCACAATTGGGATGGTATCATCAATAGCAAATCAGGCATCCGTAAGATTACCCGCTTTGATGCGAGTGATTTAACCTGCCAGATTGCAGGTGAGGTTCCGCGTGGCACTGAGCCTGGCATGTTTAATGCCGATGCACATGTTCCTCACAAAGACCAAAAGAAAATGGATGATTTCATTCTTTATGGGATCACCGCTGCTGATGACGCTATTGCTGACAGCGGCTGGAAACCAGAAACGGATGAAGACCGCGAGCGCACCGGCGTGATGATTGGTTCGGGTATTGGTGGTCTGGAATCCATTTATCAAACATCGATCACGTTGCATGAAAAAGGGCCAAAACGCGTTTCGCCGTTTTTCATTCCCATGAGCCTTATCAATTTATGCTCTGGACAAGTTTCCATTAAATATGGATTCCAAGGTCCAAACCACGCCAACGTCACGGCATGCTCAACGGGCGCGCACGCGATTGGCGATGCTGGGCGCTTGATTGCGCTCGGTGATGCGGATGTGATGATTGCAGGCGGCACGGAAGCGGCAGTATGCAAAATCGGCATGGCTGGATTTGCTGCACTGCGCGCACTTTCAACCGGGTTTAACGACACGCCTGAAAAAGGCTCGCGCCCCTATGATAAAGACCGCGATGGCTTTGTGATGGGTGAGGGCGCAGGTGTCGTGGTTCTGGAAGAACTGGAACACGCTAAAAAGCGCGGCGCACGAATTTATGCTGAACTGATTGGCTATGGCTTATCGGGCGATGCGCATCACATGACTGCACCACCTGAAGATGGCAATGGTGGCTATCGCGCGATGCAAATGGCAATGAAGCGTGCTCAAGTAAACCCTGAAGACATCGATTATATCAACGCGCATGGCACATCAACGCCGCTGGGCGATGAAATTGAACTTGGGGCGATCAAACGCTTGTTCGGTTCGGCCATGGCTAAGCTTTCGGTGTCATCTACCAAATCTGCGATTGGCCATTTGCTTGGCGCGGCTGGCGGCGTGGAAGCTATTTTTTCCATCATGGCAGCAAAAGAAGATATTCTTCCGCCTACGCTTAATCTTGATAATCCATCGGATAATTGTCAGGGCGTTGATTTGGTTCCGCATAAGGCGCGCCAAAAGAAAATCAATGTGGCCTTGTCGAACTCATTCGGGTTTGGCGGCACCAATGCCTGTTTGATTTTCCGCGAATACGCATAA
- a CDS encoding acyl carrier protein, with protein MSSDTAARVKKIVVEHLGVDEGKVTENASFIDDLGADSLDTVELVMAFEEAFSVEIPDDAAEKILTVKDAIDFISAKSKAA; from the coding sequence ATGAGTAGCGATACCGCCGCACGCGTTAAAAAGATTGTAGTCGAACACTTGGGTGTCGATGAAGGCAAAGTCACTGAAAATGCCAGCTTTATTGACGATTTGGGCGCAGACAGCCTTGATACCGTTGAATTGGTAATGGCGTTCGAAGAAGCATTCAGTGTGGAAATTCCGGATGATGCCGCTGAAAAGATTTTGACTGTTAAAGACGCGATTGATTTCATCAGCGCGAAGTCAAAAGCCGCTTAA